The region GCCACTTTCTATCGCGATGTCATGATGGTTCAGGCTGGCGCCACAGATTCCATAATCAACATAGATATGACCGATCAAATAACCGCTTATGCGCATAAAACACCCGCTCACGCGACGGTAAAGAAGGTCAACGCCATAATGGAAGCCAGGACCAACTTGAGCCACAACGCAGCACCACTTTTAACCATCGAAGCCTTGATGTGTCGTTTGGCCTAATGAAAAAACGCACCCCTTTTCTCACCGCTCTAACTCTCGCCTTTGCACTCGTTGCAACAGGATGTGCTTCCAATGTAGCGATTGAAAAACCACTCTCTGATTTAGCTGCCTATGAAAACCAGAAACTCGACTGGGCAACTTGCTACGAAGATTTCGAGTGCACCGACTTGCGCGTACCAATTGATTACGCCGACTTAACCGTTGGAACATTCAAGTTAGCCGTGCTTCGCTACAAAGCCCAAGATCAAAAGAATCGCATTGGCTCACTAATCGTTAACCCCGGCGGCCCCGGCGGCTCTGGCGTTGACTACGCCTATAACGCCGAATACGTCTTTGATCCCGATGTTCTCGATCGTTACGACATCGTGGGCTTCGACCCTCGCGGTGTCGACCGCAGCGCACCAATTGAATGTTTAACCGATGAAGAAACCGATGCCAGTTACGCATCTGATGCCAAGCCCGACACCGAGGCAGAACTCGAAAAGGCGCTCGCGGATTCAGAGGATTTCATCAAGAAATGCGAAGAGAAGAACGAATTCTTAACCCATTACTCAACAGCAGAATCTGCCCGTGACATGGACATCCTGCGCGCAGCACTTGGCGATAAGAAAATTAATTTCTTCGGAAAATCCTACGGAACCTACCTCGGCACACTTTATGCCCAGTTCTTCCCAGACAAAGTCGGCCGCATGATTCTCGATGGCGCACTAGATCCAAACATTTCAATCCTCGAGCAAAACATTTCTCAAGCAGTTGGCTTCGACATTGCACTCGATGCATTCCTTGCAGACTGCGCAAAACAAGATGATTGCCCACTTCCTGCAAACCGCCAAGAAGCAATAGCCGCAATCATCGCACTCTTCACAACGGCGGCCACCAATCCACTTCCACGCAAAACAAAAGTTGAAAATGACGACCGCGTAGCCACCGAATCACTGATTATTCTCGGCACCGCATCAGCTCTTTACGATGACGCTGACGGTTGGCCAAAACTTCGCACCGCATTCCTTGAAGGCCAACGTGGTTTTGGTGACACATTCCTTGATCTTGCCGATCAATACACCGGCCGCTCATCAGATGGCATGTACATGTCCAACGAGCTAGATTCCGGCGCCATCATCGACTGTCTTGATTGGCCCGACACTCG is a window of Candidatus Planktophila lacus DNA encoding:
- a CDS encoding alpha/beta hydrolase, which translates into the protein MKKRTPFLTALTLAFALVATGCASNVAIEKPLSDLAAYENQKLDWATCYEDFECTDLRVPIDYADLTVGTFKLAVLRYKAQDQKNRIGSLIVNPGGPGGSGVDYAYNAEYVFDPDVLDRYDIVGFDPRGVDRSAPIECLTDEETDASYASDAKPDTEAELEKALADSEDFIKKCEEKNEFLTHYSTAESARDMDILRAALGDKKINFFGKSYGTYLGTLYAQFFPDKVGRMILDGALDPNISILEQNISQAVGFDIALDAFLADCAKQDDCPLPANRQEAIAAIIALFTTAATNPLPRKTKVENDDRVATESLIILGTASALYDDADGWPKLRTAFLEGQRGFGDTFLDLADQYTGRSSDGMYMSNELDSGAIIDCLDWPDTRGIDKTKEDAKRFTDRAPVFGPYLAYTNIACKFLTPAPKDKLTRTTNKITSINTAPIIVIGTTRDPATPYDWAVGLHEIFTTSKLISLDADGHTGQGRGSACVDNAVDSYLLQGKMPKKNLTCTL